A single Calidifontibacter indicus DNA region contains:
- a CDS encoding GuaB1 family IMP dehydrogenase-related protein, giving the protein MKLLGDLPPFDLTYSDVFMVPSRSSVTSRLDVDLSTPDGVGTTIPLVVANMTAVSGRRMAETVARRGAIAVLPQDIPIHAVTETIEYVKAAHPIYESPVTVSADAPVAAALALLGKRAHQAAVVVDPDRHPVGVVTDGDLRKVDRFATVGHVMSTELFTVGPDADLDSVFDGLAKQHLGLAPVVADGQLQGVLTRKGILRSAIYSPALDAQGRLRIGTAIGINGDVAAKAKAMLESGADVLVVDTAHGHQDKMIDALSVVKATRDAHEAATGVRVPVAAGNVVTPDGARDLATAGADIIKVGVGPGAMCTTRMMTGVGRPQFSAVLECAAAATELGAHVWADGGVKYPRDVALALAAGAASVMIGSWFAGTWESPGDLNRDASGRFYKESFGMASARAVSNRTQGRSAFDRARSALFEEGISSSKMYLDPARPGVEDLIDSIVAGVRSSFTYAGARDIAQFRERATVGVQSASGYDEGRPRETSW; this is encoded by the coding sequence GTGAAACTCCTCGGTGACCTCCCCCCGTTCGACCTCACGTACAGCGACGTCTTCATGGTGCCGTCGCGTTCGTCGGTGACCAGCCGACTCGACGTCGACCTCAGCACCCCCGACGGTGTCGGCACCACCATCCCGTTGGTCGTGGCGAACATGACCGCGGTGTCCGGTCGCCGCATGGCCGAGACGGTGGCCCGTCGCGGAGCGATCGCGGTGCTCCCCCAGGACATTCCGATCCACGCGGTCACCGAGACCATCGAATACGTCAAGGCCGCGCACCCGATCTACGAGTCACCGGTCACCGTCTCGGCCGACGCCCCGGTCGCGGCCGCCCTCGCCCTGCTCGGCAAGCGGGCGCACCAGGCCGCCGTCGTGGTCGACCCCGACCGCCACCCGGTCGGTGTGGTCACCGACGGCGATCTGCGCAAGGTCGACCGCTTCGCCACCGTCGGGCACGTGATGAGCACCGAACTGTTCACGGTCGGCCCGGATGCCGACCTCGACAGCGTCTTCGACGGCCTGGCCAAGCAGCACCTCGGGCTCGCTCCGGTCGTCGCCGACGGTCAGCTCCAGGGAGTGTTGACCCGCAAGGGCATACTGCGCAGCGCGATCTACTCCCCGGCGCTCGATGCACAGGGCCGTCTGCGCATCGGCACCGCGATCGGTATCAACGGTGACGTCGCCGCCAAGGCGAAGGCGATGTTGGAGTCGGGCGCCGACGTGCTCGTCGTCGACACCGCACACGGCCACCAGGACAAGATGATCGACGCGTTGTCGGTGGTGAAGGCCACGCGCGATGCACACGAGGCCGCCACCGGCGTCCGCGTGCCGGTTGCCGCCGGCAACGTCGTGACCCCCGACGGCGCCCGCGATCTGGCCACCGCCGGCGCCGACATCATCAAGGTCGGGGTCGGCCCGGGCGCGATGTGCACCACCCGCATGATGACCGGCGTGGGCCGCCCGCAGTTCTCGGCCGTGCTCGAATGTGCCGCTGCGGCAACCGAACTCGGTGCCCACGTGTGGGCGGACGGCGGCGTCAAGTACCCGCGCGACGTCGCCCTCGCGCTCGCCGCCGGCGCCGCGTCGGTGATGATCGGTTCGTGGTTCGCGGGCACCTGGGAAAGCCCCGGCGACCTCAACCGCGACGCGTCCGGGCGCTTCTACAAGGAGTCGTTCGGCATGGCGTCCGCACGCGCGGTGAGCAACCGCACCCAGGGCCGCTCGGCGTTCGACCGGGCCCGGTCGGCGTTGTTCGAGGAGGGCATCTCCTCCTCGAAGATGTACCTCGACCCGGCGCGTCCGGGCGTCGAGGACCTCATCGACTCGATCGTCGCCGGAGTGCGTTCGAGCTTCACCTACGCCGGGGCGCGC
- a CDS encoding MBL fold metallo-hydrolase gives MKITHLGHACLLAEYPDARILIDPGSFSDVSGVSVVDAVLITHQHADHLDLDKLRGVLERNPDVPVYADPGSLKVLREAGIDAQENQAGQAFSVGSVRVTPIGRMHAEIHPYIERIPNLGVTLQADGDPTLFHPGDALDGQPLEHIDILAVPVSAPWGAVKETIAFVRRIAPSVVVPIHDGTLSEVGRGMYLKHIGDFGLDGGVPVRDLRGEPATSFDA, from the coding sequence ATGAAGATCACCCATCTCGGCCACGCCTGCCTGCTCGCGGAGTACCCCGACGCGCGCATCCTCATCGACCCGGGCTCGTTCTCGGACGTCAGCGGTGTGAGTGTGGTCGACGCGGTGCTGATCACCCACCAGCACGCCGACCACCTCGACCTCGACAAGCTGCGTGGAGTGCTCGAGCGCAACCCCGACGTCCCTGTGTATGCCGACCCGGGGTCGCTCAAGGTGCTGCGCGAGGCGGGGATCGACGCGCAGGAGAACCAGGCCGGTCAGGCCTTCTCCGTCGGGTCGGTGCGGGTCACGCCGATCGGCCGGATGCACGCCGAGATCCACCCTTACATCGAACGCATCCCGAACCTCGGCGTCACCCTCCAGGCCGACGGCGATCCCACGCTGTTCCACCCCGGCGATGCCCTCGACGGGCAGCCGTTGGAACACATCGACATCCTCGCCGTTCCGGTGAGCGCCCCGTGGGGCGCGGTGAAGGAGACCATCGCGTTCGTGCGCCGCATCGCGCCGTCCGTCGTCGTGCCGATTCACGACGGCACCCTCTCCGAGGTCGGTCGCGGAATGTACCTCAAACACATCGGCGACTTCGGTCTCGACGGGGGAGTGCCGGTGCGCGATCTGCGCGGCGAGCCGGCGACCTCCTTCGACGCCTGA
- a CDS encoding lipid II:glycine glycyltransferase FemX, translating into MTLRVTECSDRAEWDDLLDRTGGHPLQLWGWGELKSRYEWSADRLVVGDGDEVVGSAQVLHRKLPQPFRSLSYIPRGPQVSDEARRAEVLDALADWVKAHRKPIALSIEPDWEAGYSPMPKGTDDEALAQLRRADDPQWLRDIAAHGFSPSDNTGLIPRTLVVDCSQDDDALMKGFGSSTRQNVRKSFKAENVRFGLVETEADLDQVLAINHETARRAEFAVHSDDYHRGIRDLMGDRSQLIAAWEGDQVVAFVWLVVSATTAFELYGGVNERGMKLRLNYGLKFYAMQHVREQGVTRYDVNGLLNDGISDFKRQFAKHENMLIGTWDRPLSPLYPAFAKALPKVRTVLKKGVPQAKSAIKDPKGALAKLRRE; encoded by the coding sequence ATGACCTTGCGCGTAACCGAGTGCTCCGATCGAGCCGAATGGGACGACCTCCTCGACCGCACCGGGGGACACCCCCTGCAGTTGTGGGGCTGGGGTGAGCTGAAGTCACGCTACGAGTGGAGCGCCGACCGGCTCGTGGTCGGTGACGGTGACGAGGTTGTCGGCTCGGCGCAGGTGCTGCACCGCAAGCTGCCACAACCGTTCCGCAGCCTGTCCTACATTCCGCGCGGTCCGCAGGTGAGCGACGAGGCGCGCCGTGCCGAGGTGCTCGATGCCCTCGCCGACTGGGTGAAGGCCCACCGCAAGCCGATCGCGCTGTCGATCGAGCCCGACTGGGAGGCCGGCTACTCGCCGATGCCGAAGGGCACCGACGACGAAGCGCTGGCACAGCTGCGCCGCGCTGACGACCCCCAGTGGTTGCGCGACATTGCCGCGCACGGTTTTTCGCCCAGCGACAACACGGGGCTCATCCCGCGCACGCTGGTGGTCGACTGCAGCCAGGACGACGACGCGCTGATGAAGGGTTTCGGGTCGAGCACCCGACAGAACGTCCGCAAGTCGTTCAAGGCCGAGAACGTCCGGTTCGGGCTGGTCGAGACCGAGGCCGACCTCGATCAGGTGCTGGCGATCAACCACGAGACCGCCCGCCGGGCCGAGTTCGCGGTGCACAGCGACGACTACCACCGCGGCATCCGTGACCTCATGGGCGACCGGTCGCAGCTCATCGCGGCGTGGGAGGGCGACCAGGTGGTCGCGTTCGTCTGGCTGGTCGTCTCGGCGACCACCGCGTTCGAGCTGTACGGCGGCGTGAACGAACGCGGCATGAAGCTGCGGCTCAACTACGGCCTGAAGTTCTACGCGATGCAGCACGTGCGGGAGCAGGGCGTCACCCGCTACGACGTCAACGGTCTGCTGAACGACGGCATCAGCGACTTCAAACGACAGTTTGCCAAGCACGAGAACATGCTCATCGGCACCTGGGACCGTCCGCTGTCGCCGCTCTACCCGGCCTTCGCCAAGGCGCTGCCGAAGGTGCGCACGGTGCTGAAGAAGGGTGTGCCGCAGGCGAAGTCGGCGATCAAGGACCCGAAGGGGGCGCTCGCGAAGCTGCGTCGCGAGTGA
- the ppgK gene encoding polyphosphate--glucose phosphotransferase yields MAKTYPLGIDVGGSGIKGAPVDLDKGEFAADRLRIETPDPSTPDAVIEVIGQIAEHFADSTKDQPIGITVPAVVMHGVVKTAANIDKSWIDTDVTKMLEDKLGRQVVVLNDADAAGVAELHYGAAKDQSGLVVMTTLGTGIGSALLNNGVLVPNSEFGHIEVDGHDAETRTADSVREAKDLSWEKWAKRLQKYYSALENLLWPDLFVVGGGVSKKHEKFLPLLDIRTPIVPAKLENAAGIVGAAYAAAEKGK; encoded by the coding sequence ATGGCCAAGACCTACCCGCTCGGCATCGACGTGGGCGGCAGTGGCATCAAGGGGGCGCCCGTCGACCTCGACAAGGGCGAGTTCGCGGCTGACCGCCTGCGCATCGAGACCCCCGACCCGTCCACCCCGGACGCTGTGATCGAGGTCATCGGTCAGATCGCCGAGCACTTCGCCGACTCGACCAAGGACCAGCCGATCGGCATCACGGTGCCGGCCGTCGTGATGCACGGCGTCGTGAAGACCGCAGCCAACATCGACAAGTCCTGGATCGACACCGACGTGACCAAGATGCTCGAGGACAAGCTCGGCCGCCAGGTCGTCGTGCTCAACGACGCCGATGCGGCCGGCGTCGCCGAGTTGCACTACGGCGCCGCCAAGGACCAGAGCGGCCTGGTCGTGATGACCACCCTCGGCACCGGCATCGGCAGCGCCCTGCTGAACAACGGTGTGCTGGTGCCGAACTCGGAGTTCGGGCACATCGAGGTCGATGGCCACGACGCCGAGACCCGCACCGCCGACAGCGTGCGCGAGGCCAAGGACCTGTCGTGGGAGAAGTGGGCCAAGCGACTGCAGAAGTACTACTCCGCGCTGGAGAACCTGCTGTGGCCCGACCTCTTCGTCGTCGGTGGTGGTGTCTCGAAGAAGCACGAGAAGTTCTTGCCGCTGCTCGACATCCGCACCCCGATCGTGCCGGCGAAGCTGGAGAACGCTGCCGGCATCGTCGGGGCCGCCTACGCGGCAGCCGAGAAGGGCAAGTAG
- the map gene encoding type I methionyl aminopeptidase, translating into MSLRSPMVPGTISPRRAVPASIARPEYVDRPAPKEFDGSEVKDAETIEKMRIAGRLGAQALQAAGAAVQPGVTTDELDRIGHEFLMDHHAYPSTLGYRGFPKSLCTSVNEVICHGIPDDLPLEEGDIVKIDVTAFIGGVHGDNCATFTVGEVSPQVQDLVDRTQEAMLRGIKAAMPGRQFNVVGRVIEKYAARFGYGVVRDYTGHGIGTSFHSGLIVPHYDAAPAYDDVIEPGMTFTVEPMITLGGADWDLWDDGWTVTTKDKSWCAQFEHTVLMTDEGPEILTLP; encoded by the coding sequence ATGTCGCTTCGCAGTCCGATGGTCCCCGGAACGATCAGCCCTCGGCGCGCGGTGCCCGCGTCGATCGCCCGGCCCGAGTACGTCGACCGGCCGGCCCCGAAGGAGTTCGACGGCTCGGAGGTCAAGGACGCGGAGACGATCGAGAAGATGCGCATCGCCGGACGCCTCGGCGCCCAGGCGCTGCAAGCCGCGGGAGCCGCCGTCCAGCCCGGCGTCACCACCGACGAACTCGACCGCATCGGCCACGAGTTCCTCATGGACCACCACGCCTACCCCTCGACCCTCGGCTACCGCGGCTTCCCGAAATCGTTGTGCACCAGCGTGAACGAGGTCATCTGTCATGGCATCCCCGACGACTTGCCGCTCGAGGAGGGCGACATCGTCAAGATCGACGTGACCGCCTTCATCGGCGGGGTGCACGGCGACAACTGCGCCACCTTCACCGTCGGCGAGGTCTCGCCGCAGGTGCAGGATCTCGTCGACCGCACCCAGGAGGCGATGCTGCGCGGCATCAAAGCCGCGATGCCCGGCCGCCAGTTCAACGTCGTCGGACGGGTCATCGAGAAGTACGCGGCACGGTTCGGCTACGGGGTGGTGCGCGACTACACCGGGCACGGCATCGGCACCAGCTTCCACTCCGGCCTCATCGTGCCCCACTACGACGCCGCCCCCGCCTACGACGACGTGATCGAGCCAGGGATGACGTTCACCGTCGAGCCGATGATCACGCTCGGCGGTGCCGATTGGGATCTGTGGGACGACGGGTGGACGGTGACCACCAAGGACAAGTCGTGGTGCGCGCAGTTCGAGCACACCGTGTTGATGACCGACGAGGGCCCGGAGATCCTGACCCTTCCCTGA
- a CDS encoding methionine aminopeptidase, producing the protein MAYWYNVNTGQIEQDGNTDPKDNLMGPYPTEDDARAAIETSRKKNELWDEEDREWKDE; encoded by the coding sequence ATGGCCTACTGGTACAACGTCAACACCGGTCAGATCGAGCAGGACGGCAACACCGACCCCAAGGACAACCTGATGGGTCCGTACCCCACCGAGGACGACGCCCGCGCCGCGATCGAGACCTCGCGCAAGAAGAACGAGCTGTGGGACGAGGAAGACCGGGAGTGGAAGGACGAGTGA
- a CDS encoding MFS transporter, translating into MLSTYTPLLKDPATRRFMTGSSIGRLGGAMFGMSLVAMVSTRTGSFALAGAVSATGLVVLALTAVIAGRLTDRYGQRRITYPLLAWSAVWCAVLVAASSLQWPRWTLFVSYAMATVVANVGTLSRARWAHRMRNQPDQQHSAMSLEQVVDELSFVLGPALAIGLATLWFPEAGLVVATLLYLVGTLVLLSERTTEPPVDGAAHHDTSLAVRVPGIVILACVLFMTGAIFGSNEVTAIAVAKDQGHPSASGLVVAVFSLGSAAAGLWFGGRKPSRSLPSLLVVGTGAMFLLEAPILLAEHLVPIAVVMMFAGAATAPTLIISMQLAQRLVPGTQVNEAMSVVLTGLMIGIAAGSAISGTVIENVDPHAGFTVPVAAGGTAFLLAIAGRAFLRRRE; encoded by the coding sequence GTGCTATCGACGTACACCCCGTTGCTGAAGGATCCCGCCACCCGCCGGTTCATGACCGGCTCCTCGATCGGACGGCTCGGCGGCGCGATGTTCGGCATGTCGCTGGTGGCGATGGTGTCGACCCGCACCGGGTCGTTCGCGCTCGCCGGCGCGGTGTCGGCGACCGGTCTCGTCGTGCTCGCGCTGACCGCTGTCATCGCCGGTCGGCTCACCGATCGGTACGGCCAGCGACGGATCACCTACCCCCTGCTGGCGTGGTCGGCCGTCTGGTGCGCGGTGCTCGTGGCCGCCTCGAGTCTGCAGTGGCCGCGCTGGACCTTGTTCGTGTCGTACGCGATGGCCACCGTGGTCGCCAACGTCGGCACGCTGTCCCGCGCCCGCTGGGCGCACCGGATGCGGAACCAACCCGACCAACAGCACAGCGCGATGTCGCTGGAGCAGGTCGTCGACGAACTGTCGTTCGTGCTCGGCCCGGCCCTCGCGATCGGCCTGGCGACCCTGTGGTTCCCGGAGGCCGGCCTCGTCGTTGCAACGCTGCTCTACCTCGTCGGCACCCTCGTCTTGCTGTCGGAGCGCACCACGGAGCCGCCGGTCGACGGCGCCGCGCACCACGACACGTCGCTGGCGGTGCGGGTGCCGGGCATCGTCATCCTCGCCTGCGTGCTGTTCATGACCGGCGCCATCTTCGGTTCGAACGAAGTGACGGCGATCGCCGTCGCGAAGGACCAGGGCCACCCGTCGGCGTCCGGCCTCGTCGTCGCCGTGTTCTCGCTCGGCTCCGCGGCCGCCGGACTCTGGTTCGGTGGGCGCAAACCGTCGCGGTCACTGCCGTCGCTGCTCGTGGTCGGCACCGGCGCGATGTTCCTGCTCGAGGCTCCGATCCTGCTCGCCGAACACCTCGTGCCGATCGCGGTCGTGATGATGTTCGCCGGCGCGGCGACCGCGCCCACGCTGATCATCTCGATGCAACTCGCCCAGCGCCTCGTTCCGGGCACTCAGGTCAACGAGGCGATGAGCGTCGTGCTGACCGGACTCATGATCGGCATTGCCGCGGGTTCCGCGATCTCCGGCACGGTGATCGAGAACGTCGACCCGCACGCCGGATTCACCGTGCCGGTGGCCGCCGGTGGCACCGCGTTCCTGCTCGCGATCGCCGGACGCGCCTTCCTGCGGCGGCGGGAATAG